In Argonema galeatum A003/A1, one DNA window encodes the following:
- a CDS encoding SDR family oxidoreductase — protein MISKRFNQKVFIVTGGTQGLGRGIAHYLAEHGASGILICGRNRENGEQVSRELKNYGCEGKYVQADLSKESDCRKVVTTCDSIFGNIHGLVNAAGISNRAYLDETTVELWDLLFAVNVRAPFILTQEVVRIMKREKNGGSIVNIISISSHGGQPYLTAYCSSKGALTVFTKNVAHALRYDRIRVNGLNIGWMDTPNEDKVQKLMGKPDDWLKQAESLQPFGRLLKPLDVAKMVAFLLSDEAEMVTGSIIDFDQKIIGAYD, from the coding sequence ATGATTTCAAAACGATTTAACCAAAAAGTTTTTATTGTCACAGGGGGTACTCAAGGTTTGGGTAGAGGTATCGCTCATTATTTAGCAGAGCATGGGGCATCAGGTATTCTTATATGTGGGAGGAATAGAGAAAATGGTGAACAAGTAAGCCGAGAACTAAAAAATTATGGCTGTGAGGGAAAATACGTTCAAGCTGATTTAAGTAAAGAATCTGATTGTCGAAAAGTAGTAACAACCTGTGACTCTATATTTGGCAATATACATGGTTTAGTTAATGCCGCCGGAATCAGTAATAGAGCCTATTTAGATGAAACTACTGTAGAATTGTGGGATCTCTTATTCGCTGTAAATGTTCGCGCTCCGTTTATTCTGACACAAGAAGTAGTTAGGATAATGAAAAGGGAAAAAAACGGTGGTAGTATCGTAAATATTATCTCTATCTCAAGTCACGGCGGTCAACCTTACTTGACAGCTTACTGTTCATCTAAAGGAGCATTAACTGTCTTTACGAAAAATGTAGCCCATGCTTTAAGGTATGACAGAATTAGAGTTAATGGTTTGAATATTGGATGGATGGATACACCAAATGAGGATAAGGTTCAAAAGTTAATGGGTAAACCAGATGATTGGCTGAAACAAGCGGAATCTTTGCAACCGTTTGGGCGACTTCTAAAGCCTCTTGATGTTGCTAAAATGGTGGCATTTTTGTTAAGTGATGAAGCCGAAATGGTAACGGGTTCGATAATTGATTTTGATCAAAAAATTATAGGCGCTTATGACTAA
- a CDS encoding phytanoyl-CoA dioxygenase family protein: MFIILKILDLVEDLIGTDILCWESALFVKPSQSDAYISWHQDLTYWGLDDSDILTVWVALTPSIKESGCVRVIPGSHLGKVVPHKDTFAPKNMLTRGKLLPLILMKQKPLILSYNLVKFRSIMLNFFIVLVRIIVSIDELV, translated from the coding sequence TTGTTCATAATCCTAAAAATTCTAGATCTAGTTGAAGATTTAATTGGCACTGACATCTTATGTTGGGAATCAGCACTTTTTGTCAAACCTTCTCAAAGTGATGCTTATATCAGTTGGCATCAAGATTTAACCTATTGGGGTTTAGATGATTCAGATATTCTAACGGTGTGGGTAGCACTTACACCCAGTATCAAAGAAAGTGGCTGTGTGCGAGTTATTCCGGGTTCACATCTTGGGAAAGTAGTTCCCCATAAAGATACTTTTGCACCGAAGAATATGCTGACACGGGGCAAACTATTGCCGTTGATTTTGATGAAACAAAAGCCGTTGATCTTGAGTTACAACTTGGTCAAATTTCGCTCCATCATGTTAAACTTTTTCATAGTTCTGGTGCGAATCATTGTGAGCATCGACGAATTGGTTTAG
- a CDS encoding calcium-binding protein — MSLSVKDVFDEKFYKKKYKKEIDKAVKEGKAKDAKDHYEKIGKFEDLNPCEAIDVTKYRQQNKDVDEAATGGKLSATIDHILGSGDREGRGTGTDYFNVKGYADANVDVKDAASKGEIGYFEHALKFGAKEKGRSLGGGAFNSQSYGKNDKVKKAIENGEVSSSLQYYITKGASDGDSPNSYFDKDEYLKQNKDVADGVEKGTITNVFQHWNQYGIKENRPFNSMIDVNLYLTQSPDVADAVKSGSITIYEHLTTYGFKEERVFSKNFDLKLYKELNSGVKDSLDKGEYDNAFEEYLQEGKAKGYIASTDFSGATDADSLIKIALKDGASGGKDSKQVIIGTDEDAVIKGAQGAGVLIGGEGDNLIIGGKSNDVLIGGEKKNYLSGGAGNDVLYGGSGESILFGGDGDDVLIGGKKDTVIYAGNGKDTLVGGSGKDTYVFTYSPKTGTGTDSMSGGTGTDSMSGG, encoded by the coding sequence ATGTCTTTAAGTGTGAAGGACGTTTTCGACGAGAAGTTCTACAAGAAAAAGTACAAGAAAGAGATTGACAAGGCGGTCAAAGAAGGCAAAGCCAAAGATGCCAAAGACCACTACGAAAAAATTGGCAAGTTCGAGGATTTAAATCCCTGCGAAGCGATCGATGTCACCAAATACCGCCAACAAAATAAAGACGTTGATGAGGCGGCCACAGGTGGCAAGCTTAGTGCTACGATCGATCACATACTGGGGAGCGGCGACAGAGAGGGTCGCGGCACAGGTACTGATTATTTCAATGTCAAAGGGTATGCAGATGCTAACGTGGATGTAAAGGACGCAGCCTCTAAAGGTGAAATCGGTTACTTTGAACACGCCCTTAAGTTTGGTGCCAAGGAGAAGGGTCGCAGTCTCGGTGGTGGTGCCTTCAACAGCCAGTCTTACGGGAAGAATGACAAAGTAAAGAAGGCGATCGAGAACGGGGAAGTCTCCAGCTCTTTGCAGTACTACATTACAAAAGGTGCATCGGATGGCGACAGCCCGAACTCCTATTTCGATAAAGACGAGTACCTAAAGCAGAATAAAGATGTCGCGGACGGCGTTGAAAAGGGGACAATTACCAATGTCTTCCAGCACTGGAATCAGTACGGAATCAAAGAAAATCGTCCGTTCAACTCCATGATCGACGTCAATCTCTACCTGACGCAGAGCCCGGATGTCGCCGATGCAGTTAAAAGCGGCTCGATCACCATCTACGAACACTTAACTACGTATGGCTTCAAAGAGGAGCGTGTATTCAGTAAGAACTTCGACCTCAAACTTTACAAGGAACTGAATTCAGGGGTAAAAGATTCGCTCGACAAAGGTGAATATGACAATGCCTTCGAGGAGTATCTCCAGGAAGGTAAGGCGAAAGGTTACATTGCATCAACCGACTTCTCAGGTGCGACTGACGCAGATAGTTTGATCAAGATCGCCCTTAAGGATGGTGCCTCCGGTGGAAAAGATAGCAAACAGGTAATCATAGGCACTGATGAAGATGCAGTCATCAAAGGTGCTCAGGGTGCAGGCGTCCTGATCGGTGGTGAAGGCGACAACCTGATAATTGGTGGAAAATCCAATGATGTCCTCATAGGAGGAGAAAAGAAGAACTACCTATCTGGTGGTGCTGGTAACGACGTCCTCTACGGTGGATCTGGCGAATCTATCCTCTTTGGCGGTGACGGAGATGATGTTTTGATCGGCGGTAAGAAGGATACTGTCATTTATGCCGGTAATGGTAAGGATACCCTCGTCGGCGGAAGTGGCAAAGACACATATGTGTTTACTTACAGCCCGAAGACTGGCACTGGCACTGACTCGATGAGTGGTGGCACTGGCACCGACTCGATGAGTGGTGGC
- a CDS encoding XisI protein, translating to MEGINSREVVQTILKSYANNRTNSQTEVQLIFDTERDRYQVLNIGWQDLTRVFGCIIYVEIKDGKIWIERDGTEIGVANELVEAGVPKQDIVLAFKAPYKRKFTEFAVG from the coding sequence ATGGAAGGAATAAATTCCCGCGAAGTAGTGCAAACAATTCTTAAAAGTTATGCCAACAATCGCACAAATAGTCAGACAGAAGTCCAACTGATATTTGATACGGAGCGCGATCGCTATCAAGTTCTTAATATTGGTTGGCAAGATTTAACACGAGTATTTGGTTGTATCATCTACGTGGAAATTAAAGATGGCAAAATTTGGATTGAACGGGATGGGACTGAAATCGGAGTTGCGAATGAATTAGTAGAAGCTGGAGTTCCCAAGCAAGATATAGTTCTGGCGTTTAAAGCTCCCTATAAACGGAAATTTACTGAGTTTGCTGTTGGTTAA
- a CDS encoding M20 family metallopeptidase, protein MLIEIKNLATKLAPRLIEIRRHIHSHPELSGQEHQTAAYVAGVLSSCGLHVQEAVGKTGVIGELEGKSKDAGLLAIRTDMDALPIQERTCLDYASRSAGIMHACGHDVHTTVGLGTAMVLAELGEHLDGNVRFLFQPAEEIAQGANWMVEDGAMENVRAVLGVHVFPSIVGGSVGIRYGALTAAADDLEIIIIGESGHGARPHEAIDAIWIAAQVITNLQQAISRTQNPLRPVVLSIGKISGGRAPNVIADEVKMLGTVRSLHPETRSALPNWIEKIVANVCQTYGASYELNYRQGVPGVQNDPVLNQLLETAAREAWGTDRVLILPEPSLGAEDFSRYLEYAPGAMFRLGVGFKEKQNYPLHHPQFEVDESAIVTGVVTLAYAAYKYWHYS, encoded by the coding sequence ATGCTTATCGAAATTAAAAACCTAGCCACCAAACTAGCGCCGCGCCTGATTGAAATTCGCCGCCATATCCACTCTCACCCAGAATTAAGCGGCCAAGAACACCAGACAGCCGCCTATGTCGCGGGAGTTTTGTCTTCCTGCGGTCTGCACGTCCAAGAGGCAGTCGGTAAAACTGGCGTTATTGGAGAACTGGAAGGTAAGAGTAAGGATGCTGGGTTGCTGGCAATTCGGACGGATATGGACGCCCTACCAATTCAGGAACGCACCTGCCTCGACTACGCTTCTCGCTCTGCCGGAATCATGCACGCCTGCGGTCACGATGTCCACACAACCGTCGGTTTAGGCACAGCAATGGTTCTTGCCGAGTTGGGAGAACACTTGGACGGTAATGTTCGTTTCCTGTTTCAGCCAGCGGAAGAAATTGCCCAAGGAGCCAACTGGATGGTGGAAGATGGGGCAATGGAAAATGTACGAGCCGTTCTAGGGGTTCACGTTTTCCCTTCTATTGTGGGGGGATCGGTGGGTATCCGCTACGGAGCTTTAACAGCAGCTGCGGACGATCTGGAGATAATAATTATCGGTGAATCGGGTCATGGTGCTAGACCTCACGAAGCGATCGATGCTATTTGGATTGCGGCGCAAGTAATTACTAATCTCCAGCAAGCAATTAGCCGCACCCAAAATCCCCTGCGGCCTGTCGTGCTAAGTATTGGTAAAATATCTGGTGGACGAGCGCCCAATGTGATTGCTGACGAAGTGAAAATGCTGGGAACTGTACGTAGTCTCCACCCTGAAACCCGTAGCGCCCTACCCAACTGGATCGAAAAAATCGTGGCGAATGTCTGTCAGACTTATGGCGCTAGCTATGAATTGAACTACAGGCAGGGGGTGCCAGGAGTGCAAAATGACCCTGTACTGAACCAGCTGCTAGAAACGGCGGCTAGAGAAGCTTGGGGGACCGATCGCGTTCTGATCTTACCCGAACCTTCACTGGGAGCAGAAGACTTTTCCCGTTATCTGGAATATGCACCCGGAGCCATGTTTCGTCTCGGAGTCGGGTTTAAAGAGAAACAAAACTACCCCCTACACCATCCCCAGTTTGAAGTCGATGAATCTGCGATCGTGACTGGAGTCGTCACTCTCGCCTATGCTGCTTACAAATACTGGCACTATAGTTAA
- a CDS encoding element excision factor XisH family protein, giving the protein MYDDFFSRKFIQRVIAEHQLKLLIFNPEQEEIVLWKE; this is encoded by the coding sequence ATTTACGATGATTTTTTTAGTCGTAAATTTATTCAAAGAGTCATTGCAGAACATCAACTCAAATTGCTCATTTTTAACCCCGAACAAGAGGAGATTGTTCTATGGAAGGAATAA
- a CDS encoding element excision factor XisH family protein: MEYRTYRIHDLAAERILAAEKTGQKIAVEVKSFLGASDVTEFHIALGQCLN; this comes from the coding sequence TTGGAATACAGAACATACAGAATCCACGACTTAGCAGCAGAGAGAATCCTAGCTGCTGAAAAAACTGGTCAAAAGATAGCAGTAGAGGTAAAATCCTTTCTAGGAGCGTCAGATGTGACTGAGTTTCATATAGCACTTGGTCAATGCCTCAACTAA
- a CDS encoding BrnT family toxin gives MQFEWDEAKNLENIRKHEIDFADVSEMFDSPMLIELDDRFDYGEDRWFGIGFLGNGIAVVVWTERQNNVIRIISARRANRYERQRLEQYLSY, from the coding sequence ATGCAGTTTGAGTGGGATGAAGCGAAGAATTTAGAAAATATTCGCAAACATGAGATTGATTTCGCAGATGTCTCTGAGATGTTTGATAGTCCAATGCTAATTGAGCTAGACGATCGTTTTGATTACGGCGAAGACCGTTGGTTCGGTATCGGTTTCCTTGGTAACGGCATAGCGGTTGTTGTTTGGACAGAACGGCAGAATAACGTGATTCGGATCATTTCAGCACGAAGGGCAAATCGATATGAGCGCCAAAGACTTGAGCAATACCTCTCGTACTAA
- a CDS encoding BrnA antitoxin family protein, whose protein sequence is MSAKDLSNTSRTNWTALEAMEDEGIDYSDIPPLTEEFFEKATLRIPASQAQRLVQIDPDVLKWFQAQSGEYKALINSVLRRYIEGGGEQSAV, encoded by the coding sequence ATGAGCGCCAAAGACTTGAGCAATACCTCTCGTACTAATTGGACAGCACTGGAGGCGATGGAAGATGAAGGGATTGATTACTCTGACATTCCACCGTTGACGGAAGAGTTTTTTGAGAAGGCTACTTTAAGAATTCCCGCGTCTCAAGCACAGCGCCTAGTTCAGATCGATCCAGATGTTTTGAAGTGGTTCCAAGCTCAAAGCGGAGAATATAAAGCTTTAATCAACTCGGTCTTGCGTCGCTACATAGAAGGCGGTGGCGAGCAGTCAGCAGTATAA
- a CDS encoding response regulator transcription factor has translation MSGQLLLVDDEPGIREAVQAYLEDSNFTVDVAANANEGWQKLQQHLPDLVITDVMMPQVDGYQFLKQMREDPRFKALPVVFLTARGMTKDRILGYNAGCDAYLSKPFDPDELVAIVENLLERRTATEKTSEGTNLDEIARQLAEIREQLKQRPAIAQIASSIKIDLTPREQSVLDLVAQGLMNKEIARRLETSVRNVEKYVSRLFSKTGTNSRTELVRYALEHGLTN, from the coding sequence ATGTCGGGACAATTGTTGCTGGTCGATGATGAACCCGGAATACGGGAAGCTGTCCAAGCCTACCTGGAAGATAGCAATTTTACCGTTGACGTTGCTGCTAACGCCAATGAAGGCTGGCAGAAACTGCAACAACATCTTCCCGACTTGGTAATTACAGACGTAATGATGCCCCAGGTGGATGGCTATCAGTTCCTCAAGCAAATGCGGGAAGATCCCCGCTTCAAGGCGCTGCCAGTAGTATTTTTGACCGCTAGAGGTATGACCAAAGACCGCATTCTAGGGTATAATGCCGGTTGCGATGCTTACCTCTCCAAGCCATTCGACCCGGATGAGTTGGTAGCGATCGTAGAAAACTTGCTAGAGCGCAGAACTGCTACGGAGAAAACGTCAGAAGGCACCAACCTGGACGAAATAGCGCGTCAGCTGGCTGAAATTAGGGAACAATTAAAACAGCGACCTGCGATCGCGCAAATTGCGTCATCCATCAAAATAGACCTCACCCCAAGAGAACAAAGCGTCCTCGACTTAGTAGCACAAGGACTGATGAACAAAGAAATAGCGCGTCGTCTAGAAACCAGCGTTCGCAATGTGGAAAAATACGTCAGCCGCTTATTTAGCAAAACCGGCACCAACAGCCGCACCGAATTAGTCCGCTACGCTCTCGAACACGGTTTAACCAACTAA
- the vapC gene encoding PIN domain nuclease, with protein MFLIDTSVWISVFRNRTGAFRQSLEAIINNESIFLSRFTQMELLQGCRDDREWTLLETYLQEQDYIEATPGTWVAAARIYYDLQRQGLTLRSSIDCCIAQLAIEHQLILIHNDRDFETIQRVRALNCLRFQPNNN; from the coding sequence ATGTTTCTGATTGATACTTCTGTTTGGATAAGTGTTTTCCGCAATCGCACAGGTGCATTCCGTCAATCTCTCGAAGCAATAATTAACAATGAAAGCATTTTTTTAAGCCGATTTACTCAGATGGAACTCTTGCAAGGTTGCCGAGATGATCGCGAGTGGACGCTATTAGAAACTTATCTTCAAGAGCAAGACTATATCGAGGCAACTCCCGGTACTTGGGTGGCGGCTGCCCGAATTTATTACGATTTGCAACGACAGGGTTTAACGCTTAGAAGTAGTATTGATTGTTGCATTGCTCAACTTGCGATCGAACACCAATTAATTCTAATTCACAACGATCGCGATTTTGAAACGATTCAAAGGGTGCGAGCGCTCAATTGTTTGCGCTTTCAACCCAACAATAATTGA
- a CDS encoding type II toxin-antitoxin system VapB family antitoxin, producing the protein MKNNVEINEELVKEALQLTNLKTEKELIDFALQELIRTRKKRNLLDLSGQIQFSTDYNYKALRENRNVSD; encoded by the coding sequence ATGAAAAATAATGTTGAAATTAACGAGGAATTGGTTAAAGAAGCCCTGCAATTAACCAACTTAAAAACAGAAAAAGAATTGATTGATTTTGCTTTGCAAGAATTAATCCGTACCCGCAAAAAGCGGAATTTATTGGATTTGAGCGGACAAATTCAATTTTCAACAGACTACAACTACAAAGCCTTGCGAGAAAACCGAAATGTTTCTGATTGA
- a CDS encoding inositol-3-phosphate synthase, with protein sequence MTEKTGILFAGHAGAIASTVIAGANLLKQGFSPKYALLCESYITEDQKTIADKLELPQLEDLVFSGWDIYCHTIEESLRHHKVLSENDIVKVSVDILNQPALPVPCAVNKGEWGQEIEGIRSDIRNFRKKNQLNYVVVVNCISTQPTPKWSETYDSLDKFQESCYQGYDTVTPSMKYACAAVLESAGYINFTPNLSAVPAIVTLAKEKGVPLAGRDGKTGQTFLKTVLASALNMRQLYINGWYSTNILGNRDGEALSEEDAFQTKLMSKLACLDEIVGYKVEDHQVHIHHYRPRGDNKESWDNIDLQGFLGYSMQIKINGLYRDSILAAPLILDMVRLMTISIKIQEGGLTEHLAAFFKSPEMPEGTNVIHDFFAQYSLLQKWIYKHIKN encoded by the coding sequence ATGACTGAGAAGACAGGTATTTTATTTGCTGGTCACGCTGGAGCTATTGCATCAACTGTTATTGCTGGTGCTAATTTACTTAAACAGGGATTTAGTCCTAAATATGCTTTGCTTTGCGAATCATATATTACAGAAGATCAGAAAACCATTGCTGATAAATTAGAATTACCCCAACTGGAGGACTTAGTGTTTTCTGGGTGGGATATATATTGTCACACCATAGAGGAAAGCCTTCGCCATCACAAAGTTCTATCAGAAAATGATATTGTCAAAGTATCTGTTGATATTTTAAATCAACCCGCGCTACCAGTGCCTTGTGCAGTTAACAAGGGAGAATGGGGTCAAGAAATTGAAGGAATACGTTCTGATATTCGTAATTTCCGGAAAAAAAATCAATTAAACTATGTAGTAGTAGTCAATTGTATTTCTACCCAACCTACTCCAAAGTGGTCAGAAACCTATGACTCCTTAGATAAGTTTCAAGAATCCTGCTATCAGGGTTATGATACTGTTACCCCTTCGATGAAATATGCTTGTGCGGCTGTATTAGAATCAGCAGGCTACATAAATTTTACACCGAACTTATCAGCAGTTCCAGCTATAGTTACATTAGCAAAGGAAAAGGGTGTACCTTTGGCGGGACGGGATGGTAAAACGGGGCAAACTTTCCTTAAAACTGTGCTGGCTTCGGCTTTAAATATGCGTCAATTATATATCAATGGTTGGTATAGCACTAACATATTAGGAAATCGAGATGGTGAGGCTTTATCTGAGGAAGATGCTTTCCAAACTAAACTAATGAGTAAATTAGCTTGTTTGGATGAAATTGTGGGCTATAAAGTTGAGGATCATCAAGTTCATATTCATCATTATCGCCCGCGTGGTGATAATAAGGAATCATGGGACAACATAGATTTACAAGGTTTTTTGGGGTATTCGATGCAAATCAAGATTAACGGACTTTATCGAGATAGTATCTTGGCTGCACCTCTAATACTAGATATGGTTAGACTAATGACAATCTCAATAAAAATACAAGAAGGCGGTTTAACAGAGCATCTGGCTGCTTTTTTTAAATCTCCAGAAATGCCAGAAGGTACGAATGTTATACACGACTTCTTTGCCCAATATTCTCTGCTTCAAAAATGGATCTATAAACATATAAAAAATTAG
- a CDS encoding RNA-guided endonuclease InsQ/TnpB family protein, whose amino-acid sequence MSLCKFIITISPQDRLFVNSSGFDFKRSGAWSIGDGNLTHPKVRESLDFNARLRYATLSTGEIFTGAKSYQKAKHKLAKLQRIVARRQKGSANRFKAVKALARLHQKIANIRLDTLHKLTSYLSKNHAVVGIEDLNVSGMMANHCLAASIGDMGFYEFRRQLEYKCPLYGSKLVVIGRFKPSSKTCSNCGFVKEVLELSERVYRCDCGLELDRDLNAAINIEKLTREVLSCLLVDGVLPTVPDETGSFC is encoded by the coding sequence GTGTCGCTTTGCAAGTTCATCATTACCATCTCACCACAAGATAGGTTATTTGTCAACTCTTCTGGTTTCGATTTCAAAAGGTCAGGAGCCTGGAGCATCGGAGATGGCAACCTCACACATCCCAAAGTACGGGAGAGCCTAGATTTCAACGCTCGCCTACGGTACGCTACCCTATCGACAGGAGAGATATTTACAGGTGCGAAGTCTTACCAAAAAGCCAAACATAAACTAGCCAAACTTCAACGAATTGTAGCACGTCGTCAAAAAGGTTCTGCCAACAGGTTTAAAGCAGTCAAAGCCTTAGCGCGTCTGCATCAAAAGATAGCAAATATCCGCTTGGACACATTACATAAACTCACCTCTTACTTAAGCAAAAACCACGCAGTAGTAGGAATTGAGGATTTGAATGTGTCAGGGATGATGGCTAATCATTGTTTAGCTGCATCGATAGGGGATATGGGATTTTATGAATTCCGTCGCCAGTTAGAATATAAATGTCCCTTGTATGGCAGTAAGCTAGTAGTGATTGGCAGGTTTAAGCCAAGTAGTAAAACCTGTTCAAATTGCGGTTTCGTCAAAGAGGTTTTGGAGTTATCAGAACGAGTTTATCGATGTGATTGTGGGTTAGAATTGGATAGAGACTTGAATGCCGCAATTAATATCGAGAAATTAACGCGGGAAGTTCTCTCGTGTCTGCTTGTGGATGGGGTGCTGCCGACAGTCCCAGATGAAACAGGAAGTTTTTGTTAA
- the psaC gene encoding photosystem I iron-sulfur center protein PsaC — protein sequence MSHSVKIYDTCIGCTQCVRACPTDVLEMVPWDGCKAAQIASSPRTQDCVGCKRCETACPTDFLSIRVYLGAETTRSMGLAY from the coding sequence ATGTCTCATTCAGTAAAAATCTACGATACCTGCATTGGCTGCACTCAATGCGTCCGCGCTTGCCCGACTGACGTGCTGGAGATGGTTCCTTGGGATGGCTGCAAAGCAGCCCAAATTGCCTCATCCCCTCGCACACAAGACTGCGTTGGCTGCAAGCGGTGCGAAACTGCTTGTCCCACAGACTTTCTGAGCATCCGGGTTTACCTGGGAGCCGAAACGACTCGCAGTATGGGCTTGGCTTACTAG